From a single Chlorocebus sabaeus isolate Y175 chromosome X, mChlSab1.0.hap1, whole genome shotgun sequence genomic region:
- the LOC140710743 gene encoding cancer/testis antigen family 47 member B1-like has protein sequence MSATGDRHPAEGDQEAPVSQEGAQAEAAGAGNPEGGDSGLHSSDMVPAAEVVGVAGPMEGLREEEGEQAAGLATVPGGGSAEEDPNIGPAAEEEEEEEEEEEEEERNVAGNLDLAEVTRRYPAAGIRFVFLDLVHSLLRRLYRNDHILIATRHHSRLMVGPRAAAPNRRVEPSLLLVLQRLAAGAAALEGQGLGLIQEAASVPEPAVPGDLAEMAREPTEEAAEEPVEEATEEEAAEEATEEEAAEEATEEEATEEKPAEEATEEPATEKPAAEEATAPEEVTKSQPEKWDEEAQDAAGEEEKGQGKEKDAENKAKNSKGT, from the exons ATGTCTGCCACAGGGGACCGACACCCGGCCGAAGGGGACCAGGAGGCCCCGGTAAGCCAGGAGGGAGCGCAGGCCGAGGCGGCCGGAGCTGGTAACCCGGAGGGCGGCGACTCCGGCCTCCACAGTAGCGACATGGTGCCTGCGGCTGAGGTGGTCGGAGTCGCAGGGCCCATGGAAGGCctcagggaggaggagggtgagcaGGCGGCAGGCCTGGCCACAGTCCCCGGGGGCGGGAGCGCCGAGGAGGACCCGAACATCGGGCCGGCggcggaggaagaggaggaggaggaggaggaggaggaggaagaagagaggaacgTGGCGGGCAACCTCGACCTGGCGGAGGTCACCCGTCGCTACCCTGCGGCGGGCATTCGCTTTGTGTTCCTGGATCTGGTCCACTCCCTTCTCCGCCGCCTCTATCGCAACGACCACATCCTGATAGCGACCCGTCACCACAGCCGCCTGATGGTGGGGCCCCGCGCTGCTGCACCCAACCGCAGGGTCGAGCCCTCCCTGCTGCTGGTGCTCCAGAGGCTGGCCGCGGGGGCCGCAGCCCTGGAAGGCCAGGGCCTGGGCCTGATCCAGGAGGCCGCGTCGGTCCCAGAGCCTGCAGTGCCAGGCGACCTGGCCGAGATGGCCAGGGAGCCCACAGAGGAGGCCGCAGAGGAGCCGGTggaggaggccacagaggaggaggctgcagaggaggccacagaggaggaggctgcagaggaggccacagaggaggaggccacagaggagaAGCCCGCAGAGGAGGCCACAGAGGAACCGGCCACAGAGAAACCGGCCGCAGAGGAGGCCACGGCCCCTGAGG AAGTCACTAAATCTCAGCCTGAAAAGTGGGATGAAGAGGCCCAAGATGCTGCAGGCGAGGAAGagaaaggacaaggaaaagagaaggatgcGGAAAACAAGGCGAAGAACTCCAAGGGGACCTAG
- the LOC140710744 gene encoding cancer/testis antigen 47A-like: protein MSATGDRHPAEGDQEAPVSQEGAQAEAAGAGNPEGGDSGLHSSDMVPAAEVVGVAGPMEGLREEEGEQAAGLATVPGGGSAEEDPNIGPAAEEEEEEEEEEEEEERNVAGNLDLAEVTRRYPAAGIRFVFLDLVHSLLRRLYRNDHILIATRHHSRLMVGPRAAAPNRRVEPSLLLVLQRLAAGAAALEGQGLGLIQEAASVPEPAVPGDLAEMAREPTEEAAEEPVEEATEEEAAEEATEEEATEEKPAEEATEEPATEKPAAEEATAPEGEERASGSKVTKSQPEKWDEEAQDAAGEEEKGQGKEKDAENKAKNSKGT from the exons ATGTCTGCCACAGGGGACCGACACCCGGCCGAAGGGGACCAGGAGGCCCCGGTAAGCCAGGAGGGAGCGCAGGCCGAGGCGGCCGGAGCTGGTAACCCGGAGGGCGGCGACTCCGGCCTCCACAGTAGCGACATGGTGCCTGCGGCTGAGGTGGTCGGAGTCGCAGGGCCCATGGAAGGCctcagggaggaggagggtgagcaGGCGGCAGGCCTGGCCACAGTCCCCGGGGGCGGGAGCGCCGAGGAGGACCCGAACATCGGGCCGGCggcggaggaagaggaggaggaggaggaggaggaggaggaagaagagaggaacgTGGCGGGCAACCTCGACCTGGCGGAGGTCACCCGTCGCTACCCTGCGGCGGGCATTCGCTTTGTGTTCCTGGATCTGGTCCACTCCCTTCTCCGCCGCCTCTATCGCAACGACCACATCCTGATAGCGACCCGTCACCACAGCCGCCTGATGGTGGGGCCCCGCGCTGCTGCACCCAACCGCAGGGTCGAGCCCTCCCTGCTGCTGGTGCTCCAGAGGCTGGCCGCGGGGGCCGCAGCCCTGGAAGGCCAGGGCCTGGGCCTGATCCAGGAGGCCGCGTCGGTCCCAGAGCCTGCAGTGCCAGGCGACCTGGCCGAGATGGCCAGGGAGCCCACAGAGGAGGCCGCAGAGGAGCCGGTggaggaggccacagaggaggaggctgcagaggaggccacagaggaggaggccacagaggagaAGCCCGCAGAGGAGGCCACAGAGGAACCGGCCACAGAGAAACCGGCCGCAGAGGAGGCCACGGCCCCTGAGGGTGAGGAACGGGCTAGCGGCAGCA AAGTCACTAAATCTCAGCCTGAAAAGTGGGATGAAGAGGCCCAAGATGCTGCAGGCGAGGAAGagaaaggacaaggaaaagagaaggatgcGGAAAACAAGGCGAAGAACTCCAAGGGGACCTAG